The nucleotide window TCGTATTAATTACTAATACGTTCCGTAGAGAGATAtatcttacaaatatatatatatatgatctcAAATAGccaataattatgttatactTTTGCAGTTAACAATTTAAACGGACGATCAATCGAGTCGCCGCGCCGTGAtaaacgataaataatatgaatcaTTTCAAAATACACGCTCTGCTGATGTATAGAATATACAGCCGAGTCTCTCTCCGTTATTCAAACGAGAGATATAGAAAGTctacagatttaaaaaaatggtatTCTTAATATCGCGCGCATAatctgcaaaaaattatacttctATGTACTgtcatatcaaaattttagcCTATAAGAATCCATTAAGCACGAATTTGCGAGCAAAAATCTCCTTTACTAACTGATTCTTTTCCTCAATAAATCTCATTGTTATAAAAACGAGTAGGAAAAAGTATCGCAGACCAACAATGATATCATGTGGCTTAACTTTTTTTTGCTCTAAGTCACATTAAaggttgtttattaaattgactCCCATATAAGCAgtaaaatcagaaaattaGACATTGCTAATTGAAAGCAAAAATTACatcttgaattaaatatatatggcaatctgaaacttttatttacatgagCAGTTAAGATACCTGTGCATGAATAATACATCAATTTCTTTGATTGGTTCAACTTATTTTCAAGAATACAGTCTCAATGTCTTATCAGTAATTTTTgcgtgtataaaatttaaatataaatttaatataaatataaatccgAATTGTCGATATTCATGTAATCCAGTTATCGCTCGCAGATATTCTTTATCGTGTCTCGCGCGAGATTATTGAATCAATTTGCCGATTATCGACGATATCgacgaagagaaagagaggatttatatatttcggtATACAAGGACTtgagaaatatcaaatttcgCTTGCAAATACAagcaaattatatcaaatatgaagCATAAACGCAGCATAATGctatattatgaataatacgCAGAACATTCGGTGATAGACGTATTTGATGAAACAGAACGATAtttcttatgaaaaaataaaggtGAAATTCTCCTTTCAGATATATATCTggaatgtttaattttaaaagccatctaaaattaattgaaattttgtgCATTTGTATTATATGGTATcccttgtttttttatttctaactcTTCAGATgtcctatacatatatattgttttataacgTAATCtcattagttttattaaaaagtgttcggtttaattttcaacaaaaaatatcacCACGAACATCTATTTGTCGAACGTcctgcatatttaatataaatatttcgctaTACTCGTTGGCTATAATAAGGACGCATAAGCCACGTCATATTCGTGATATATCAACGAGCAGAAAATTACAGTTTATACGCGGTTCATGTAATATCGTGTAACGATTATACCGTTAACGACAGCCGTTTACTAAtccacatttatatacatatatatatgtctatatacatatatatgtatatatatataggaagaaaCTCTACGATAAAAATCTCACACAATTACTATTTTGAATACTACCTTTCGCCTATAAAAACGGATccgctttatttttttcttcttactgGTAGTTTGTATACCTTATGATTAAGGAACGCGAGGTACAAAGGAACCAGAGTGACGTTTGatttgaaagagagaaagaaaaagaaaaaaaaaaataaaaagaaatttatatacttgcGATACGCGCCGCGTCAGGAATGTAATCGACATTCTTTGTGTAATTGTAATGTAAACGTAAACACCAGCCAGAATTCACGCAATATGTCCCTACTCAATGTTCACATACGAAGAttgaaagaaatgtataaagctatgtagtattataaaaaaaaacgagtatgtataatttatattcctgTACTTTTCATGGACATCGAAATATTCACCTGACATCATgccttctttttattcttgcaAGATGATCTGACAAGATTGAGAAATAATTAGGTTCAACATATAACATCTAGATATTTTTGCAGACggtaattatttatgataatgtgCAACAACACGGAATATACCGAATAAACTTAATCTTACACGCAATCAAGGAAAATGTGGGACaagataaaaatgcaatattttgctATCAAAATCTCTATGAAAAATCTCTCTgaagaatatgatttttttatctaatatttttaatgaaaaactatgtattatatatttaatattatagaaattgataaattaatttaactaggaaatatattgatttttttaaatttttatgttattgtgTATTATCTGTATTTATCCAATTCAATTTGTCGTTGTGAAAAAGCAACAGATGATAATTGAAAGATGtagataaatgaaattaattaatctttacaaaattattagctACTGCACATTTTTCCACAAAgcattcaataaattaaaatatgcaaatacacAATTCTTCAGAttgtttttcatcaattgGATCAATCGatgcaaatatattactttcagCAAAATAAAAGCAGCCATCAAGCTGCAGTTATCTTATCTCTTGCAAAAAAAaggtatgtaaaaatattgaaacgaTCATCTtctataataacaaattatttcagaaaattgcttcatatattatagtttaagaatttagaatgaaaaatttatatataaaatatataatacatacgtaactctttttttcattgcattaaattaatgagatctttttttactaatttgatttatttttctttaatgaaaattatttaatattttaaataattactagtTTGATTAAACTAcagaaaacaatatatatatatatatatatatgtatatatttataattttatttcaaacaagttttatgttaataaattttcaatttaatatctggcgttaaaaaaatttattaaaggaaAATTGCATAAATGATAATCTATCTTGGAGTGTTAAATTGgacaaaatttcattttcacatatttattaacaatctAGATACACCTCCATGGATCCATAATGTACCATCATagtatatcataaataataactttaataccATTAATTTTCAAGCTAAGATGATGCATTTGAAACTTCATCCATCTAGTCCTTCCTTAACCAGACTTGGTCCTGgcataattcttaaaattaggCGCAAAGTACATGGGTGATACCAGTATCGCTCCAGCAATACAGAGGAACGAAATTAATTGTTCCTGCAACATAAACGTCATCGTTAATATAAAACtcgcttaaaaatttattcatagtcATTATTCTGATGACACAATCTTTACATAAAcacaagaaattttatatcacaaaaaaatattacgtaagtTATTACGTAGCATTTTATATTGCTTGTAACGTACATTGTACGTCTTTCTATGAGAATCGGTTGAAGAAATCTTACGTTCTCGAattaacatgtaaaaatatcttttgcagTTGTGCAAAAGGAGGTTAACCGTGCACCGGATCGCTCTTACGTAATTTCATCTACAAGAGAAATGTACTCACACCGGTGGAAATTTTCACCCTTGGAGGCGTGCTGACGATCGAATTGTGATACGTCCTGGCAACAACGCCCGACAAACGGGACGCGCTTGTCAAACTGTTGCGAATCGCGAACATTTTTGGCTCCGCTGTTTGTCAAACTTTACGAATAATGGAGAATGGCGAAAGGGAAATAGAAATAGCGTCGAAAAATACCTAGGAGTATAGATTCCCAAGATGTGTCGTTTAGGGTGAAAATTTACTCGTCGTTATAGTAGCATTTGATTGGACAAAAGGAGAAGAGACTTCTTTATTCTGATTGCTGATTGGTCGATCCAACGCTACTCTGACGAGTAATTTTTGAACACAATCTCAATACGAACCGTCAAATTGACACGATTTCCGGTTTGTCTTATCAAAACATGTGGTGTGTCCAATTTGCCaacatgtttttaaaaagtagcagttttattatgtattcgTTGCTGTGAAACGAAGGTTggaaattaacattttttaattatcatgttTTTGAAGTAGATTAATTGAAGAGATTAATTACAGCTACGTGAAAAACGTGCGAGAGATTTATAAAGCTCGCTGATTTCATCTAAATAAGAAGGTTTAGTTCCCAAGTTTCAGcaccttttaatttcgatttgATAGAGAAGTCACGTTTCAgacatttattacaatattctgCACAATTTAACCCACACGATTTCACGAATGTTTTTAGAAGAGATCATTGAAAAGTTGAATATGGACAAATCAGCTACatattgacatttaaaaaagcttGAAGATAGTTTGCaacttaatatttgattttatcaagaaaaacaaaattaccagaaaaatccaaaataattgttacagCAGATATTTGTGTCACAAGATATAACTTGTCGTATCTCTTAAAGTGAAAAATGGATGTTGTTAGTCCTACTCCTCAAGATCTACAGAGGAAGCTTTATTTCCTGGTGGAACAGTTACAGCACATGGCTGGAGAGCTTCCACCAAAGTATCAGATGCGTCTGCCATATGAATTACTGTCCGGTTTGGCAAACTCATTGTTGAATGACACTATCTTTGAGATAGTGAAAGGACTGATGGAAATACAACATGTCACTGAGAAGCATCTCTTCCAACAACGACTTCAGCTTTTGAATCAACAAAAGATCGAATCTCAAGAGTCATTATTATCTGCATCAGCGACAGAGGAAGAGCTGACAACAATAAAAACAGCTCTGCACAAGAAGCACAAGGAAGAATTGAAGCAGTTGGACATGAAATTAGTGTTGCAATTGGATCAAAAAGTGGCAGACCAACAGGGCATACTAGAGAAGGCTGGAGTACCTGGGTTCTATGTGACTAACAATCCAATGGAGATTCAAGTGCAAATGAGATTGTGCGACTTTATAATTAGACTCAGCAAAATGGATATACCGACTTGATATGGATATATAGTCACTATTTTTCCTGTATAATACTATCATTTATCTCATGGTAAGCATTTgtcattactttttattactatttaccCTGGTCAttgtttgatattaaattctgaagaaaaaagattttgaatgaagatttattataaatcactttatttaaatcatctcttttttatacaatgcagttccatatattttattatattaataagcattaatatacttaaaaactTTACAGCCATCAACTTAGTACAATAAAGTACTATGTATGATACAATACTTTGTtttagaatagaaaaaatattcctgataattatacagatttatatatgataaagaaaaataaatttttaatagtgaAAACACAAGTAGTGTGCTGaagatatatttcttacattttctttattcatatgtgtattaaattataagaataatattaataatattgttaatattattaatattaagtctaataagatttttacaagttaatataataaacaaatttctcactttaaattttgtttaattataatttacatttgattatatacacatattatttataaagaaatataagtaattatatctCTAGAATATTTGCTTGTCAATCATAGAACAACATTTGTGTTATTTACAAATAGAAAGCATTTTCACGGTATATCCAAATATACTCATACTCctattaaaaaactattaataataaaatattctttgatatttttaaaagatattcaattaattcaaaaGATTATGCTTTTAATATCACATAAATGATCTATTTcccattcttttttttttgtctttttttaagtaatatatgaaaaattatctttttttaaatatattattatcctacacaagaaatataaaatgtaaaatagaaatcaGCAGTTGTATACCTTTGCACATACTTATTTAGATTTAACTGAATAATGATTGTGTGGATGAATGCTGAGTTGGTTTTGCAGATTGAAAAGAGTCAGTTTCGTGTGTTTGTGCGAAACATATACGGTAAACATCGTCGAATGTTGAAACAAAATGCACCTCTAGACCATCTGTGATATATTTAGGCAAGTCATTGAAATCTTTCTTATTCTCCTCAGgtaaaattatgcatttaacATCAACACGCTTTGCctgaaaataaaagtgtattttattaattttataccctaaattatacatactataataataaaattaatgaaacgaagaaaaattatatgatatattaaattaatattattatgtaataataataactgactgaaattataaattaaataattttactaattagttggaataaatggaaattatatttttacttactgCAATAGTTTTTTCCTTGATGCCACCAACAGGAAGCACCTTGCCCATGAGACTCACTTCTCCTGTCATTGCCACGTCCTGCCTGATAGCTTCATTTTTAGCGAGGGAGAGTAACGCCGTAGCGATCGTCACACCCGCACTAGGTCCATCTTTTGGAGTGGCACCCTCAGGTACATGTATGTGCAAATGGGAATCGTAGAGAAATGTATTGGAAGGATCCTCACGTTTCAGATAATTCCTCGCCACAGTCATCGCGATATGTATAGACTCTTTCATCACGTCACCGAGATGACCAGTAACCTCGAAAGTACCTTCGGATTTTTTGCCGCCCGACGGTTTTCTAATGGTACTTTCGATGAACAGAGTAGATCCACCCATGGCAGTCCACGCCAGTCCCATTACTACACCGGGAGGAGTAACTTCGTACAGCCTGTCGTGCGTGAATACGGGCTTCCCGACGAATTCGTGTAGATTGTTCGCGGTGACATTGACTTTGTTGGCCTCCTTTTTAACAACCTTAAACGCTACTTTCCTGTGCACCTTTTCTATGTGTTTCTGTAGGTTTCTTACTCCTGATTCTCGACAATAAGATTTGATCAGCGTTGTAAGCGCATTGTCCTGTATATTGATTTGATCGCTGCTGAGACCGCACTCGGTTCTAGCCTGTGGTACTAAGTACTGTTTCGCGATAGCGAGCTTTTCTTCGGCAACGTAACCCGACATGTCTATCATCTCCATACGATCTCTAAGGGGTTCCGGGATAGTATCTATTACATTTGCCGTACAGATAAATAAGACCTTGGATAAATCCACTGAAACGTCTAAATAGTGGTCTAAAAAATTCGCATTTTGTTCAGGATCAAGCATCTCGAGAAGAGCAGACGCTGGATCTCCTTGGTGTCCcctaaaaaatatcataataatgtaaaagtctaaaaaattgtaaaaagatgTTCTTActttatagattataaatattttccattccTCTGgggatataaatatctttcatatttttagttccatacattaaatattacatataacatgTGTGTATAAATCTAGATTACATCCAAATTACATACTTGCCAATCTTG belongs to Anoplolepis gracilipes chromosome 4, ASM4749672v1, whole genome shotgun sequence and includes:
- the Gdl gene encoding gonadal protein gdl codes for the protein MDVVSPTPQDLQRKLYFLVEQLQHMAGELPPKYQMRLPYELLSGLANSLLNDTIFEIVKGLMEIQHVTEKHLFQQRLQLLNQQKIESQESLLSASATEEELTTIKTALHKKHKEELKQLDMKLVLQLDQKVADQQGILEKAGVPGFYVTNNPMEIQVQMRLCDFIIRLSKMDIPT